A segment of the Malaclemys terrapin pileata isolate rMalTer1 chromosome 1, rMalTer1.hap1, whole genome shotgun sequence genome:
ACTTTATAAACAGAGAACACACATGTCTTTTTTTGAAGACCACACTTCTTCTAAATCCAGCGTTAGCAGCTTTTGGAGAAATGGAGAGGTCAGGGCTGGTAACTCCAGACAATGCTTGAGGTTAATCCATTGTTTTCTTGCCTAGTGGATTCAGGAAGTGAATATTCTACCACTTTGTGCAATTGACTGTGAATGCGGTGGCCTAAGAACTGAGGCCTCCCAGGGTCACCAATTAGCACTTTAGTTCCATGAGTCCTGATGCATTTCCTCAACCAGTGATGAAGACTGTTTGCAAGTTGTTCATCATAAAACATATCCCCCAAAACAATGAGGTCCCACTTGTCCAGCTCTGTATCAATGATGTTCTTAGTTAGAATAGGGAAGGGGTTCACATTGTTCAGCTCGCAATTTAATACCATGGCCATTCCTGCAACTGAGAACAAGCACAAAGTACGTGAGAAGTGATTTAGAATTCTATACTTAAATGCCATCTGTAGTGGTAAACTCTTCTAATATTTTCACGAATTCTTTGTTTGGATAATCTCTTAAATATCAGTGTTATTCTATTAGGTATCTAGATAGCCTTCATTAAGGTAGTAATTTAGTACCTCCCAATCACTGATGGATTTGATTCTCATACCATCCCTGttaggtattatccccattttacagattggaactgaggcacagtgcagatgaagtgacttgcccaaagtcacacaggaaatctgtggcagagccaagaattgaacccaCTAGTGCaaatcccagttcagtgccttttTCACTAGACAATACTTCCTCCCCAGTCAACAAAGAATGTTAAGTAAATTAATAAGAATAAATCAAATGTAAAGGGTGCCAAGGGGAAAACAAGTAAAAATAACATGTAAATTGCTGTTAGCCACATAAtcagaaaataattattaaaacatGTAAACAAGGGATAAATCATTCTTGGTGTAACTTCCCAGAAGTCAGTTACCCCAAGGATGGAGACAATATCAGTGTGgtttattcaaaaataaaatccatAAAATAAAGCTCTTTAGTCTCCTTCCCTAAGTAAGGCAACTAAAACCACAGGCTAGTTGTCAAAATTGTGGGTGTGCAACCCCTTAGAAAATCAGGTCACTCACTTAAGTGCTGAAATACGGATAAAATGCATAAAAGTTAGGAATCAGGAACTAAATGCTCAAAGGTAACAGGGCCTAATTTCAGAGGATGGGTACTCAGATCagtcctttaaggtgtctcaaattgggcaccccaaAACTGAGACACTCAAAATCAATCACTTTGAAAATAAATCAAGCCTTAAAGTATAAAAATGTAGTTCTACATTTCCTATGGAAAAAGTGTTAATTTTTAAATTCCTCTAgaagttgtgtgtgtttgggggaagaggagtatgtgtgtgtgtgtaatcttgCTTTAACTTTAATTTCTTGATGATTGAACTTTCTTTTGTTACAAGTCCAAAGCAGTGTAATCTAGCAGACTGAAGAGTGTGGGGAACGCTTTAGTAATCATAATCAACAGTCATCTTTCAAATATTAACTTGGATTATTTGCACATACTTTAGAAATCGAGTCTGGGTTTCTTTGACCTAAGTATGAAGAACAAATTGTTAAGGACGAGACTTATCCCATCCTAGAGGCGATAAGCTGTTTCAAAACAGATACAGAAAATATTTGATTAAGATAGTATAGAGATAAATACCGAATAGACTGTGTTTTCAATAGAAATTGGAGAGAATAGATCTATGTCTTTACCAAAATGTATCAGCAAAGAAAGGTTCATAAATGCAAGTTAACCTGTTGACTGACCACCTAGGTGAAGTCATTTAGCCGCTAATCAATGGTGTATACTGAGTGTTACACAATATTGAGTTCAGATACAGGACTGCTGCTACATGGAAGGTGTGGTTAAAAAGCTACATACACAAGTTACCAAAGGAACGCAGACATTTAGGCAAGATCGCCAGAAAATAGAAGCAGAGACTTGCCAAGGTAtgcgaggcaggcagggaggatTTTTGGCATCTTTATAAAAGAAATCACCATCCAAGTATCTGTCAGGTTTGAAGGTGACTCTGTGAGATATCTGAAAAAATATATTAAGTCTGATGTTTTTATTGTTACAAGAGGCCTTGAGCAAATTCACAGAGCCGGTTTTGCATCAAGTTGTAATGCTGCAGAAGACATTAAAGGCATCACCAGTTTTGACGTGATCCAGGCTGCTAATGACTTATACTTGTTATCCCATGACAGATGGTTGGTAGTAAGGGCCATTGTGAAAAAATAAGGTGTGTGTAAAATTACTGTGCACTTTTGGCCGGAGAACTCCAAgagctttaaaaacattaagCCTCATGGCACCACTCTGAtaaatattatctccatttttacatccggggaaactgagacacagagtagttaagtgacttgcccaaggtcaataCGCAAGTCATGCTACTGCTGGAAATGGAACCAAGTTCTCCTACCAATCCTATGATCTATCACTAAACAGGCCTCCACtgcagtccagttcctagtgactTGGTGCCCACAACACAAAAAGCACCACTAAAATGGGCAGGCTTGTCAAAGAGGTCAAGGCCTGATTCAGCAGAGAGACTAAACGACCCACTTCCCCTGGAGAGTCTTCCAAAACCGGAAGACATCTTGCTAGGGACAGTACATTAGGAAATGTgctctcccattcatttcaatgggcatGATCACCGAGTGAGGTactacttaggccatgtctacactaccacttatgtcggcaaaacttatgtcgctcgggagtgtgaatattccacccccttGAATGACATAAATTCCGCTGGCATGAGTGGTCATGGGCACAGCGCTAGGTCGGCGGGAGACGCTAGCACCACTCATTGGAGGTGATTTAATGATGCTGAGGGGAGAGCTCTCAGCGTAGAGCtctacatgagagatcttacggtggcgcagctgcatcggtacatctgtgccgctgtaagctctgtagtgtagacatggccttagtcacGTGAGTAAGAATGACAGAATCTAGTCCTTAATTTTTGCCAAAGGTGCAAGACTGATAGTCAGGGCCTTTCCTATgggggtgcggggcccggggcggAAGTGACATCACTTTCAGGACCAACCGCACTGAGGGCAGgtaggggaggctgagggaggtggtgcctccccaaacagcaagGTGTGGCCCCCCCTGCACTCCATCCCCCAAGGGCCCCACtttcctggggctggggaggctgtggCACCACCACGCGCTCTCCCCCTCCCGGCGCGCTCTCActcgggtggagggggggggctgggggaggcagttcACCTGCCGCCTATGTGGCGACAGCCAATCACACCAACCCGTGGGGCCCGGAGCGGTCGCCCCCATTCGCCGtcccctagggacagctctgctgATAGTGCTGTTAACTGAAGCACTGGGCAGGACCTGTGTAACTTTTTTGCTTCCTTCTAATTTTATTTGAAATCCATGAATTTCTCCAAACAACTGAAAGAAATGCTACTCCTCAAATGTGcctgaaaaatggccttttgcaGGGCTTGGAAAGAAGTGTCTTACTGGGGTCGATGTCATTAGCATGGACCTGGGATGCACCGCTCATCACAGCAGCGATTGCTGTTGCTCCACATCCACTTCCGAGATCTAGTACTGATCCCATTCTGACAGCCTCCGGGTTATCTAAGATATACCTGAGTATAAAATGAAAACTCTGTGAGAGTCCACTTCATAGATGTAATGATACATGATATTAATTCAGAAGATATTCCATATATACCCTTGCACACAGTCTCTCATGCAAACCAGCGTGTCTGTGCTAATACCAAAAACCACCAGAGGGTGCACGCAGTGAGATAATAGCAACAAGCTACATCTTTCGTTTCAATCAATCAGATCATTCTCTCAGTTTAAAACATGGAATGAATGGGTTAAAACTGGATGGTGGTTATGAAGCTTGATACTAAAAGCAGGAAATGGAACAACTGTAGCTGATGGTAGTGAAATTACAGTTACAACGATCAGTACAAATATGAACGTTTTAACAGCAATGTCTGGATAGTTTGATGCAGCACTCAGCCTCTGAGAGATGTAAGTTCTATAACTGCAAAGCAACTCTCTCACTCAAGTCTTGCCACATGATTTATCTGACAACTTGCAACAAGAGCTCCTTTTGTGGTTTTTAAGAGCCACATGCTCCTATTCCACTGAAATACTACACAGGAGTGACTGGAAAAATAAGACTGACTAACAATGAATGTGAGATTATGCTAGGCACCATGACATCCAGAACCATCCTGCTGTGAAGAATCGGCAAACAAAGAAATACCTCTAAGCTGGAACTGAGGAGGAAAAGCCTAAAGGCTATATAAGAGCcaggtattattattaaataaagtgCGTAATTTTCTCCCCTATGTGGGGGGGTGGGATGAAAGTTGTCCTAGCTTCATAGGATCTATGACAATATACACCAGGTGAGAATCTTCCCCATAGGTTTCTTCACACTATTCTGCCATAGGGATGGGGTTTACCAATCATCCTTCCCTTATTCCATACAATGGATAGGCAGCATCACTCTCCTAATGTGCAGATGTTCTGAGATCCACAGGGATATTCTGTAGATCAGAGGGCACCAACAAAAAGGGCAATGGAATTTATACGGTGGCCCAGTAGCACTATTGCCTGCAGGAGTGGTgtcagggtttttgctgccctaggcggcagcgctcctcctctgagcattcagggggcctggggtcttcggcggcgggggtccttccgctccgcatctttggggcacttcggcagtgggtcccagagcgagtgaaggatccgccgctgaatttccgccgctgatccggagtggaaggacccccccaccccgatgCCGAATTTCccccaagggcggcaaaatgccgccccccccccaaatcctgccaccctaggcgactgcctagggtcacctagtggaaatGCTGGCCCTGATTGCCTGGCACCCTGGGCCGGCTTAACCCATAGGCTAAGAAGGCTATAGCCTTAGGCCCTCCTATTTTTAGGCCCTACTTTTTAGGCCCTCCATTCCATATTGAAGTAACAGCTGA
Coding sequences within it:
- the ETFBKMT gene encoding electron transfer flavoprotein beta subunit lysine methyltransferase, whose product is MVFCRLKWFIGFGSRDVLTKASRSSNRSTSLIWRCCYHRTPGSFLDPEMRAFLEENTEVSSSGHLTPEIRLRLLTPRCRFWQERADLWPYGDPFWAIYWPGGQALSRYILDNPEAVRMGSVLDLGSGCGATAIAAVMSGASQVHANDIDPIAGMAMVLNCELNNVNPFPILTKNIIDTELDKWDLIVLGDMFYDEQLANSLHHWLRKCIRTHGTKVLIGDPGRPQFLGHRIHSQLHKVVEYSLPESTRQENNGLTSSIVWSYQP